In Leptidea sinapis chromosome 2, ilLepSina1.1, whole genome shotgun sequence, the sequence agtgaatttcggctatctccgttttttacaagattaaatCTCATCATCTcgccatctgtcaatctatcaataataataataataatattgactcactttttacacaaattatcttgccccaaattaagcatatatagcctgtgttatggtttgcaagacaacgatatatttaatacaatatacttacttaaacatacataaatacatataaatatacataaatacatttaaacatccatgactcggaaacaaacatccatatatatcatataaatgcttgcacttagcgggattcgaacccaatcaatgactgcacgtttcatacaatcgagtgaatcgcttttttctaagAGAGTTCCGATAGGCTGCGCAATACGAATAAAAAAAGCCTTATGCTAAAATATTGgcataataaaaatgatatttaaatgtcTCTTTTAATGTCATTGCCTAATATAGGCTCAATGCGCGCACACTAACagaaagtgacatacaaatcgcgagtgtaagacgtagcttgtcacgcactaaagtaataaacctggcatgttttcatcggttgtctagcagcaagagactctatctagataaataaattatctacgACTGAGTTATCTTTGAGATTGCGaatgtttacaataatatatataatggttATTGATTTGTATACAAAggatttgcaaaaaaataaggactccgtgccaCCTTAAataacagtgtagcacaaaaacaagccgattaacgtgtaaatacatagccccacgtactcccgtaaccgcacacacacacgagcataacggtgcttcacttgcgaatatcacggcgcggagtccttctttttttactcgtccgtgactaagaccttcctcgagaatcacgctaACCATTAAAGAAAACGTTATGAAAATctgtgcagtagtttttgagttttgttATAGAAAATGTAGTGATATTGTTTCCTCAGGTCTAACGTCGATTACAGTCGACGTAAGTAAGGATTCCTGTGGCGACGCGTATGCTTACATCAACGACTTGGCGACGGCTGGTCTCATCGTCTTCTCGCTGAAGAAGCAGACCAGCTGGAGGATACAGGATCCAACCTTCATGTTCGATGAAGTGGCTCTGAACTTTACTGTTGCaggtaaacatatttttgtataaaacatcATAGAAATTTATTGAATCCATAATTATCTTAGGcagggttgcatcatattagctgttatagtcaacggtaacgctgactttaacatagactacGGAATGTATCGCACGATTGTATTCCTATGCATAGATTTAaagttataaacaatttgttatgttttaaagtgataaccctcacttctacgattaaaacacaaataaaatatgaaaacaaaattttatgaacgatgcggggctcgaaaccacgacctctggcgttcaagtcaatttcctaatatgcaaatattgaggttgagcaggtaaACTGTAAACAGGATCTACTCctgcagatgaagccacaacctgagagttgaacaaagcatacaagtttTTATGaccgatacgtcactcgaacggttagctcagttagaaagagcgctcgcacggaacgcgagaagtctcgggtttgagtcccgcatcgttatttaatttttataaaattttagttcAATTCCCAgaggtgagggttatcactttaaaaaactaacaaattGTATATGTTTTGCTACTGCTAAAGCTAGTTGGTAAACCCAATACAAAtgttataagttattttaaggcgacactaaatgccggcgaccttgagcgatatgagttcacggctcctatgtaacaaagccaatattttgaaaattcttgcgtcgaaaatgtaacattttaacaggcacaaacaatttaattgcttacaatgcTCATTATTGataactaatctgaataaatgtacgtacacaaaaaaagtaaaagctacacaaacaacttttatgagagaagtATACTAAGCAAATGCATCATActgagaaaaaacttgtttaacttcaaagaaaactggtagttcattatagctctggagtgttaactttaaccaacagcaagcattagcaacctacaagtaagacgtaagggtatgtgtaacaggataaagtagtgtttatagctccaaatgctatattttcaccacaaaacttgtctaaaaacaccttgattgcgtgttttctgtttacccttcgccttaagtgcTAGTTCCGcttatatttgttaatttagtttagtcTACCAGCCCAGCGAAACTCTCAGAagaaagcgattcactcgattatatgaaacgtgcagtgtttaatagattgacagatgacggctattattagcttacggccgttttcaatatcctatcttaccttagtttaacttactagaggtacacaaatctatccttttacgcttacttacatatcaataacctattgacagatagcattggactataactatattggaaataactatggatagattagatcttgtcattaaacggtgacagcaatgtatccgtaagttaaactatggatagataggttattgaaaacggccgctacgCAATAATATTGAAGCAACTGttagctttcaaacttagctgaaACGtgcagtatcgcgattggcgacgaagtataatccggctaagtttgaaagcgaacagttgcttaaaacgtagtggatttcggctatatcCGTTTTTAACAACATTATAttcgtcatctgtcaatctatcaaagactgcacgtttcatacaatcgagtgaatcgcttttttcttagagagtttcgctaggcagAATTGAATGAGTCGAAAGCCGctgttttataccctcgtcgAATGAACTAACtgtaaaagaaaaacattaaataactattatagttGTTCTCGCTACCAGGTCTGGTCATCAACTGGAGAGATGGTCTTTTCAGTATAGCTCTGTCTAAAGACAGGAAGACAGGAAGAACCACAGCATACTATCACCCGTTGGTTTCTACCAAGGAATACGCAATAGATACCGGCTTTCTGAAGAATAACAGCTTCGCTGGAAATAATGTGGTAAAGTTATTTGGTCTCTGTGTATCATATGTTACCTGCCATTTTATGTGTGTAGTAAATAATCTATATAGTATATCTAAtgtcatggtcgctcagagggcaatggagagggctagaAATCCAGAAATGAGGATAACTGATGTgccagtgggcagggcacatagttttttttatggaataggaggacaaacgagcctacgggtcacctggtgttaagtgatcaaggcagagaatgtgggcgacattttcttgcaacaccagaggaatcacaagagcgttgccggcctaaaagcgcgtacaccttgtacgcgctttgtttgaaggtacccatgtcgtatcgtcccggaaacaccgcacaaggaagctcattccacagctttgtagtacgtggaagaaagctccttgaaaaccgcactgtggaggaccgccacacatccagatggtgggcatgatatcctaacttgtggcgtgacgtgcgaaggtggaatgtggTGCgaagttcgacggacagatggccgttagggAAGCAAAGTCCTCGAATCGACCACGTACTGGCAGAtgcaatgttggtaggccccccacaagatggaccgatctGTTTAAGATCACCGAAATacgcctttgtccaacagtggacaaAGGCCTATATGTAGAAACTCTTCGCGATAAGTATTAGCGAATAAGAGTCGGTTGGTTGGACCACAAGACTCTTGTCGGGTTTGTGAGTGGTAGTTAtgccaaagtcaaataaaccGTAGCcgtccaatatatgaattgcacaaatttaaaagcgttttaaatatcaaatatttcataaaaatataataaagaataaactgtataattacaataataatagtaatcgtatattggatgcatcagcCTTTAGAACTTTAGAATTCATATTTGTGTTAGgatacttcgtgaacatgaggttcgtgattactgtcataatttgTAATCgcgtaaaacaaataaaatgactTATTAACTATAAGTGGTCGACCTGCCAACACAAGCAGCACACGTTCACGAGTtgatgcatggaccagccatcctTCCCTTCGCACTTATTTGAGGGAAGGGTACAATCCAGCACACGACGCTGCCGCGAGCAATGCCAttttagtgagcatgacgaGCCGTGTTATAGCATACACataataactacaaaattacaatactAATGGTCACAAAGCAAGCTCAAGGCGGGTAATAAAAAGTCTCTTTATAAGGAGGTAATAAATAGTCACAGAAGTATATTATGAACTTCGTTAATGCGATGTCAGGAACAACCAACGCAGTAGGGAATACGTTCTTACCTTACTTACTCTAGTAGTGCCGCACGTTCCATACCTACTTTACTAATAGTAATaatcacagaacagtttaaagagagcTCTCCaaactgttctgtggtaatAATTATGTACTGTGGACTGTAAATCCATACATAGGTCGCTGGTTTAAATCCAGCTCGAAGGACcattatgtttaataaaaagGTGGTTTTGCAgtatatatagtaaaaatatagttatatttacgAGACTATGATACATTTATTCAGCTAGCCGgaacagaatataaaaaaaatacttttacataTAACACagtgtcaaatttttaacaaaaatgacATGACTAAGGCATATTTATGCTAGAAAATTTGTAAGCAATACATAACTTTATCGCATATTCAGAATAAAGTAATCAATTATAACATATGTCTTTTAATGTTTTACAGGTATTAGGAGATCGAGGGTTTAACACGCAGAGCGGTTCACACGGCCTTCATCAACGAACAGGAATCATGTTCTTTGCTAACGTGGCTCAGGACGCCATCTTGTGTTGGAATGTTCGCCACAAAATGGCGCCGGAGAATGTCGCTATAGCAGCGCAGGACCACGAAAAATTAGTTTATATTTctggtaatttttttgaactaggtacatccaatttatttttttaagggcAAGAGGCATTTCTAACGCAAAGGTTAGTGTCATTGCTTGTCATCCGAGAGCCACCGGTTCGATCTGCGCCCGCTATGTACCAATGTGTTATCTGTTTTCCGAATCCATATACTTATCGCTACATCTATTAGACGCTTTTAAGGAGAAGGAAATCAACACACACACAGAGATATATTCAAAACTTGTGTGTGACtacctttatattatattattgtaaggtCAAGTTTCTCACCTGGACTTGTAATAACATCGAACACTTATAACAGAAGAACGGCTAGACTGATTTTCctgatttttattaatgaaaaattagATTAAGTATAGacgaaaaaattaaatactttctATCATCATTATCCCAATTATCTAGGGGATAATTTCTGGATCTACAGAACCGATTTTAAAGATTCTTTTACCAATAAAAAGCCACATATTTTGTGAGTATTACAGTCCCGATAAATCAAGGCAGTGAATTTTGGTAGTCAGATTTTAAATCCATTTAAAGTCTTTCGGCTAAGTATGTCGtagaaaaaacggtcgaacactgaaagaatttatatggcaaaactaCGTTTtcaacataccaagatttaggaaccatgcgtcactcttGGCCCAGTTGGCAAGAGCGCAAGAACGCAACCCGAGAGAGAGAATTTTGGTTACTAattgaatttgtataatatagtaatcATGAAATGTCTgttagaaaatgtttaatattttataaaactagtGTGGGAGCACCATGACTCAAAACTCTGTAATACGAGCCATCTGCCTTCTAAACTCTGTACTTGAGGTAGCACCACAGTGTGATCTATTTGCCAGCTCGATGGGatgtttggtcaaagaatgtaagaaaagatttgagagtaTGATTCCTGTAAGCTCTATTAAATAagataactagtttataattttcattgtcTTTGtctttagtataatatctttgtaatgcttaaatttaatctgtaatattactttgtatctttaataaataaacatgctcaaaacaattttatatttccAGATTTGAAAGTTATTGGTGACGAGGTTTGGGTGCTGGCCAATCAAATACCAAGATTTGTTTTATCCAAACTAAACGTTAACGAAATGAACTATTACATACACAGGTACcagtatttgtttaattttaatttaacgcACGTTTTCACGCAGAATTAAGAGAGGATTTGTTTTTAAGGAGGGCTTTATCAACGCTCTTAAGAAGCAGATATttgatttacaataatttaaaatccaCCATCAGATCTAATCGGCTAGTGTGTCttgaaaaaaaagtatgtgtgtatgtttgcacgccagaagttatacttctttggcctaacaaagtaaaaatcctaaaaatttttattcctcgtgctattctacgtttgtagaaagaacaattttgtaaaaatcttaaatcttagtaaataacgaatacggctgtatgggcttgaaccctataaaaaaaaacccagtATTTCGTACTCTTGGCAACTGTaagtttaagaaaatattacgcggtccttccgcagtcgttgacccgcatcgtcGTATCgagtctcagccatgcccgtgtCTATGCGTACCTATCCAATCTTTCAAGATCTAAGTTCGAGCgatttttgcctaaagtgttgggaaaacctcgccttaatatATGCTTGCTATATCGAACTATAAAGTTGTGTAGGATGTCATTTGTTGAAGTTATTTCTTGTTTTGGGTTTTAATGCCACAGAATACAGACTTAGTAATGGTAACAGAAGTCCCACTGAGAAacactttttaatgaaatagctaccttaaatgatttattttaataactataatcatcatcagccggaagacgtccactgctggacaaaggcctctcccaaagatctccactacgatcggtcctgcgctgccctcatccacgcgttccggcgatcttgaccagatcgtcggtccatcttgtggatgGTGAAGACTTttctgcccactgctacttcgatttcgcaatcatttgagctatgtcggtaactttggttctcctacgaatctcctctTTTCTGATTCGATTTCTCAAGGAAACTCAGAGCCTAGCCCTCTCAATTGCCCTAATAACTAAAATCTAATCCATTCAAATCGTAGGATTTTAATAGACATCATAcatgtatttgaatttatttcattGTGTCATTGGTGCATTATCCAtggaattgaatttgaatagcaTTGCGTTCACTATATATCTGTTCAGAAAATGCATGCTCTATATGTAATTTCGACTTTCTCATTTTCACCATATGCGTAGATCAGTTGGCTGAACTAATGATAGTACCGTTATTATTTCTTGATAAAATATGTAGATTTCTTTTTTCAGAGCTAACGTTAAAGACTTAAT encodes:
- the LOC126973707 gene encoding L-dopachrome tautomerase yellow-f-like; amino-acid sequence: MWYRRILCLCYITHLCGAAYNDKLRQVFAWKQIDYDFDGVFYRQDTNLQRTPDGVYFDDDVVEKEKFFIQYNNVPIGFERYGEKVFVTVPRRRYGIPSTLNYVLLSETKPVLRPYPNIKSVDDLVSVYRPRVDVCSRLWMVDTGLLEIPESRTQIRKPSIIVYDLRTDKRILKYELSDADLVNNRTSGGLTSITVDVSKDSCGDAYAYINDLATAGLIVFSLKKQTSWRIQDPTFMFDEVALNFTVAGLVINWRDGLFSIALSKDRKTGRTTAYYHPLVSTKEYAIDTGFLKNNSFAGNNVVLGDRGFNTQSGSHGLHQRTGIMFFANVAQDAILCWNVRHKMAPENVAIAAQDHEKLVYISDLKVIGDEVWVLANQIPRFVLSKLNVNEMNYYIHRYQYLFNFNLTHVFTQN